Within Synergistaceae bacterium, the genomic segment GCCGGGTCCAAAATGTCCGGACGGTTTGTCGCCGCGATCAAAATCGTGCTGCTTGCGTCGTCAAAACCGTCTAGCTCCACCAGAAGCTGGTTCAAAGTCTGCTCACGCTCGTCATGACCGCCTCCGAGGCCCGCTCCTCTATGGCGCCCTACGGCATCTATCTCATCCACAAAGATGAGGCAAGGCTGATACCTCTTGGCCTGATCGAAAAGGTCGCGAACACGGGCGGCGCCCACACCCACAAACATTTCGACGAAATCGGATCCGCTGACGCTGAAAAACGGCACGTCCGCCTCTCCCGCCGCGGCGCGAGCCAAAAGCGTTTTCCCCGTGCCAGGAGGTCCCAGCAGCAAAACGCCCCTCGGCACCTTCGCCCCTAAACGGGTAAACTTCGCGGGATCTTTCAAGAAATGAATAACTTCCTGTAACTCTTCTTTCGACTCGTCGCAACCAGCCACGTCCGCGAAGGTGACTTTGGGTCGATTGTCCAGGAATAGCTTGGCCTTGCTCTTCGCGAAGGACATGACCTTTCCGCCGCCACCCTGCATATTGTAAAGAAAGAAGATCCACACCCCGATCAACAGGAGCGTCGGAAAGAGCGAAGACAGAATCGTCACCCACCATGAGGTCTTTTGTGGAGCCTCAATAGTGACCTCGGCACCTTTTTTCGCCGCCTGGGCCGCCAGATCGCTAGCTTCCACGCTATAGGTCAAAAACCTGTTTCCGTCTCTCAACTCACCACGTAACGTCGCGGAACTCGATTCGCCCGGCAACGTGTTGTTTCTAATTGAAAGCGCAACGACCCGTCCAGCCTCTAGTTCCGACAAAAACGTACTGTAGCTGATTTCAATATACTGTGGTTGAGTCTGAGCTGGCGTCAAAAACATGTTCACCAGGCTGACCACCAAAACAATAAGAATCAGGTACAGACCCAGATTCTTCACTACCCGCCCCAAAACATCGCCGCCTCTCCTACCTTATCTTAATCTTAAACCCCATCTTAATCTTAAACCTTATCTTACGCGTAAAATTCAACTTCGTGATTCTAACATAAACAGATGGAACATGAACAAGGAATTAGAACTCTACCGCGCAGATAGATGGTAAATGCCTCCATTTTCCGGCACAATCCAAGCCGTATCCCACCACGAAAACGTCGGGAATCGTAAACCCGCAGTAATCGACGTTCACTGCGACCTCGCGTTTTTCGCGCTTGTCCAACAACACGCAGGTTCTGAGGCTGGATGGCCTTCGCGCGCGTAGAATATCCAAAAGGTAAGATAACGTCAATCCCGTGTCGATAATGTCCTCCACGATTAAAACGTTTTTACCCTCAATGTCGCTACCCAGGTCCTTGAGAATGCGCACAACGCCGCTGCTTTTTGCCGCGTCCCCATAAGAGGAAACCGACATGAAGTCCATTCTCACATCCAAGTCCGGGGACATACAGCGTAGCAGGTCCGACAGAAAAATCACGGCCCCGTTCAAAATCCCCACGGCCAATAATTCCCCTCCTCGCGTCTCGGACACGATTTTCTTCGCCAAAATTCGGACTCGCTCGGTAATCGCTTCTTCGGAAAACAATACTTCGCTTCTCCTGTAGCCGGAAATTTCTTTAGAATTGCCCATCCCGTCACTCTCCGATCAATTCTTTGCCCTAACGCCACACCCAATTGATCCGGTCTCGGCTTCCCAGTACGGATAGCCTTCCATTCCATTGAAACTCGAAACGCTTCTTTCCTCCCATCAAAAACGCCAGCTTCTCGCCGCGCTCGCGGGAAAGCGTCGGAATTTCCAAGCGGCGTCCCATCGCCCGAACCAGAAGAACCCTCTCTCGCAGAGAGAGGGCCCGTACTTTTTCGCGATCAAGGTTACCGCTTTTTTCGTCATTTCCGGTCTTTTTATGGGTGTCGCAAACAATAACAGCCTCCAAAAGAGCGGTGCCGTAACTTTCCTCTTCTCGACGATAATACCCCATTTCCTCGGCGAACGCCACTAAATGATCGACGGCTTTCGCGTTGAGCTTTTTCTCAACGAGGGGGATCAGTTGGTTGCGGAGGAAATTTCGCGTGTGAACCTCGTTCGCGTTGGACTGGTCCTCACGCCAAGAGATTCCGCGGCAACGCAAAATGGCGCGCAGAAAATCCCTAGAACAATGTAATAGGGGGCGGAAGAAAATCCCCCTTTGCTCCGGTATCCCTGCGACGCCACGGACACCCGCCCCACGTAAAAGATTGAACAGCACGGTCTCGGCTACGTCTTCTTTGTTGTGTCCCAGAGCGACGCCCCAAGCACCGCGCTTTCGCGCGACGGATTCGAGAAAAGCGTGACGCAGACGCCGGGCCCCCATCTCCAGAGATTCGCCCCTCTCTAAGAGCCCCGGAACATCGACGTGCCGAACCTCCGACTCCAAGCCCCAACATTGAGCCGCTTCCTGGACGAAACTCGCGTCTTCCTGGGACGCTTCGCCGCGAATGCCATGCTCCAAGTGCGCGACGATGATTTTTCCCTCATAAAAAGTTCGGAACAACCATAAAAGGGCCATGGAGTCGCCGCCCCCGGAGACGGCCAAAACAACAGGGCCCTCTTGTCCCCCTCCGTCTTCGATCCATCCCTGGCGCGTTCCGGTCTCGAAGAAAATCCGACTCAGGGCGTTCAAAGAATACTCGTAAGGAATATCCCGGCTCCGTTCTCGTTCTCGTTCCTCTGGTGGTAGTCGCGACAAGGCTCGGCGGTAAAAGACTTTTTGAGCGAAAACTTCCACATTCTCACCCGAACGTTGTAATCCTAAGAGGTAAATTCTCGAAAGGCATGGAGCGCTTGGGCAGGTGAGATGTCGGCCAGGCAGTCGACTGGGCAACGGTAATTGCGGCAACCCGCCTGAGGGCAGCTCACCCGCGCCTCTCGGAACCAGGGCATACGAAAATCCATCCCGTAGGCGTCCGTAACCCCGAAAAAACCCAGCGTCGGCGTCCCAACCAACGCGGCGAGATGCAGGGGTCCCGTGTCATTGCCCACAGCAACGGAGCAGGTCGCCGCCACAG encodes:
- the hpt gene encoding hypoxanthine phosphoribosyltransferase translates to MGNSKEISGYRRSEVLFSEEAITERVRILAKKIVSETRGGELLAVGILNGAVIFLSDLLRCMSPDLDVRMDFMSVSSYGDAAKSSGVVRILKDLGSDIEGKNVLIVEDIIDTGLTLSYLLDILRARRPSSLRTCVLLDKREKREVAVNVDYCGFTIPDVFVVGYGLDCAGKWRHLPSICAVEF
- the tilS gene encoding tRNA lysidine(34) synthetase TilS, translated to MSRLPPEERERERSRDIPYEYSLNALSRIFFETGTRQGWIEDGGGQEGPVVLAVSGGGDSMALLWLFRTFYEGKIIVAHLEHGIRGEASQEDASFVQEAAQCWGLESEVRHVDVPGLLERGESLEMGARRLRHAFLESVARKRGAWGVALGHNKEDVAETVLFNLLRGAGVRGVAGIPEQRGIFFRPLLHCSRDFLRAILRCRGISWREDQSNANEVHTRNFLRNQLIPLVEKKLNAKAVDHLVAFAEEMGYYRREEESYGTALLEAVIVCDTHKKTGNDEKSGNLDREKVRALSLRERVLLVRAMGRRLEIPTLSRERGEKLAFLMGGKKRFEFQWNGRLSVLGSRDRINWVWR